The following proteins are encoded in a genomic region of Burkholderia pyrrocinia:
- a CDS encoding PhoX family protein, which translates to MPALPNASRRQALKFLAGAPMLPLSGLALPALLTGCGGDDSPASTPAPVAAAYTSATFSAMAAPTLDNAAAMATTTVGSTLSVSFSDGSARNFKLAYRPFFVTGDMVPDGKGGTTLAGGYYDINNQPIIDRSVAGKERQFYSDCPDGSSLLTLKNANVPGVKGNTVFAVVQFEYTTRDQASASQYGQLPSPIAVLTLDQDPANGALKVVKYHNVDTSKAHGLWITCGASLSPWGTHLSSEEYEPDATKVATDAQFKAFSKNTFGDETKANPYHYGHLPEITVNADGTGTVKKHYCLGRISHELIQVMPDQRTVMMGDDATNGGLFMFVADKAADLSAGTLYVAKWAQTSSAGAGTATLTWIRIGHATSSEIEALANTLKASDIMDLTTTDPNDASYAKIHFGGKFNWMRVKPGMEKAAAFLETHRYAALLGGSMGFTKLEGTTVNAKDKIVYTAMSRIETSMVKGNAVSRDVAVDKKIAAGAVYALNLKGSQRDTTGGAIDSEWVPVDMGAPAALVGEDLAAADGLGNLANPDKIANPDNLKFSEKLRTLFIGEDSGMHVNNFLWAYNVDTKSLVRVLSCPAGAESTGLHAVDEINGWTYIMSNFQHAGDWESPLHDKVKPTLDPLVRANFKDRFGASVGYLTAEQTSIKLAKA; encoded by the coding sequence ATGCCCGCGTTGCCCAATGCTTCCCGTCGTCAGGCCCTGAAGTTCCTCGCCGGTGCGCCGATGCTTCCCCTTTCCGGCCTCGCGCTGCCGGCCCTGCTGACGGGTTGCGGCGGCGACGACAGTCCGGCATCGACGCCGGCCCCGGTTGCCGCCGCGTATACGTCGGCGACGTTCTCGGCGATGGCCGCGCCCACGCTCGACAATGCGGCCGCGATGGCCACGACGACGGTTGGCTCGACGCTGTCGGTGTCGTTCTCGGACGGCTCGGCGCGCAACTTCAAGCTGGCGTACCGGCCGTTCTTCGTGACGGGCGACATGGTGCCGGACGGCAAGGGCGGCACGACGCTCGCGGGCGGCTACTACGACATCAACAACCAGCCGATCATCGACCGTTCGGTAGCCGGCAAGGAACGCCAGTTCTATTCCGACTGCCCGGACGGCAGCTCGCTGCTCACGCTGAAGAACGCGAACGTGCCCGGCGTGAAGGGCAACACGGTGTTCGCGGTCGTGCAGTTCGAATACACGACGCGCGACCAGGCCAGCGCATCGCAGTACGGCCAGCTGCCGTCGCCGATCGCGGTGCTCACGCTCGACCAGGATCCGGCCAACGGCGCGTTGAAGGTCGTCAAGTACCACAACGTCGATACGTCGAAGGCACACGGTCTGTGGATCACCTGTGGCGCGAGCCTGTCGCCGTGGGGCACGCACCTGTCGAGCGAGGAGTACGAGCCGGACGCGACGAAGGTCGCGACCGACGCGCAGTTCAAGGCGTTCAGCAAGAACACGTTCGGCGACGAGACGAAGGCGAACCCCTACCACTACGGCCACCTGCCCGAGATCACCGTGAACGCGGACGGCACCGGCACCGTGAAGAAGCACTACTGCCTCGGCCGCATCTCGCACGAGCTGATCCAGGTGATGCCGGACCAGCGCACCGTGATGATGGGTGACGACGCAACCAACGGCGGCCTGTTCATGTTCGTCGCCGACAAGGCAGCCGACCTGTCGGCCGGCACGCTGTACGTCGCGAAGTGGGCCCAGACGTCGTCGGCCGGTGCGGGCACCGCGACGCTCACGTGGATCAGGATCGGCCACGCGACGAGCAGCGAGATCGAAGCGCTCGCGAACACGCTGAAGGCGTCGGACATCATGGACCTGACGACCACCGACCCGAACGATGCGAGCTACGCGAAGATCCACTTCGGCGGCAAGTTCAACTGGATGCGCGTGAAGCCGGGGATGGAAAAAGCGGCCGCGTTCCTCGAGACGCACCGCTACGCGGCGCTGCTCGGCGGCAGCATGGGCTTCACGAAGCTCGAAGGCACGACCGTGAACGCGAAGGACAAGATCGTCTACACGGCGATGTCGCGGATCGAGACGTCGATGGTCAAGGGCAACGCGGTGTCGCGCGACGTCGCGGTCGACAAGAAGATCGCCGCGGGCGCCGTCTACGCGCTGAACCTGAAGGGCAGCCAGCGCGACACGACGGGCGGCGCGATCGACAGCGAATGGGTGCCGGTCGACATGGGTGCGCCGGCCGCGCTCGTCGGCGAGGATCTCGCCGCGGCCGACGGGCTCGGCAACCTCGCGAACCCGGACAAGATCGCGAACCCCGACAACCTGAAGTTCTCCGAGAAGCTGCGCACGCTGTTCATCGGCGAGGACTCGGGCATGCACGTGAACAACTTCCTGTGGGCCTACAACGTCGACACGAAGTCGCTCGTGCGCGTGCTGTCGTGCCCGGCCGGCGCCGAATCGACGGGCCTGCACGCGGTCGACGAGATCAACGGCTGGACGTACATCATGAGCAACTTCCAGCATGCGGGCGACTGGGAATCGCCGCTGCACGACAAGGTCAAGCCGACGCTCGATCCGCTCGTGCGCGCGAACTTCAAGGACCGCTTCGGCGCAAGCGTCGGCTACCTGACGGCCGAGCAGACCAGCATCAAGCTCGCGAAGGCCTGA
- a CDS encoding ammonium transporter: MVGLKSGVDTLFLLIGAVMVLAMHAGFAFLELGTVRKKNQVNALVKILVDFSVSTLAYFFIGYTIAYGVEFFDDIGTLSQHNGYALVRFFFLLTFAAAIPAIVSGGIAERAKFNPQLVATLIIVGFIYPFFEGIAWNERFGVQAWLTHAFGAPFHDFAGSVVVHAFGGWVALPAVLLLGARHGRYAKDGRIAAHPPSNIPFLALGAWVLAVGWFGFNVMSAQTLDKISGLVAVNSLMAMVGGTLAAWMAGRNDPGFTYNGPLAGLVAVCAGSDVMHPIGALVTGAAAGALFVAMFTCVQNRWRIDDVLGVWPLHGMCGALGGLAAGVFGLPALGGLGGVSFMSQLVGTLGGIAIATAGGTLVYGALKATVGLRLDREAEFDGADLSIHRISATPERD; this comes from the coding sequence ATGGTTGGTCTGAAATCTGGCGTCGACACACTGTTCCTGTTGATCGGCGCCGTCATGGTGCTCGCGATGCACGCGGGCTTCGCATTTCTCGAACTCGGCACGGTCCGCAAGAAGAACCAGGTCAACGCGCTGGTGAAGATCCTGGTCGACTTCTCGGTGTCGACGCTCGCGTATTTCTTCATCGGCTACACGATCGCGTACGGCGTCGAGTTCTTCGACGACATCGGCACGCTGTCGCAGCACAACGGCTACGCGCTCGTGCGTTTCTTCTTCCTGCTGACCTTCGCGGCGGCGATCCCGGCGATCGTGTCCGGCGGCATCGCCGAGCGCGCGAAGTTCAACCCGCAGCTCGTCGCGACGCTGATCATCGTCGGCTTCATCTATCCGTTCTTCGAAGGGATCGCGTGGAACGAACGCTTCGGCGTGCAGGCGTGGCTCACGCACGCGTTCGGTGCGCCGTTCCACGATTTCGCGGGCTCGGTCGTCGTGCATGCGTTCGGCGGCTGGGTCGCGCTGCCGGCCGTGCTGCTGCTCGGCGCGCGCCACGGTCGCTATGCGAAGGACGGCCGGATCGCCGCGCACCCGCCGTCGAACATCCCGTTCCTCGCGCTCGGCGCGTGGGTGCTCGCGGTCGGCTGGTTCGGCTTCAACGTGATGAGCGCGCAGACGCTCGACAAGATCAGCGGCCTGGTCGCCGTGAACTCGCTGATGGCGATGGTCGGCGGCACGCTCGCCGCGTGGATGGCGGGCCGCAACGACCCGGGCTTCACGTACAACGGGCCGCTCGCAGGCCTCGTCGCGGTGTGCGCGGGCTCCGACGTGATGCACCCGATCGGCGCGCTCGTCACGGGCGCGGCGGCCGGCGCGCTGTTCGTCGCGATGTTCACCTGTGTGCAGAACAGGTGGCGCATCGACGACGTGCTCGGCGTGTGGCCGCTGCACGGGATGTGCGGCGCGCTCGGCGGCCTCGCGGCCGGCGTATTCGGCTTGCCCGCGCTGGGCGGTCTCGGTGGCGTGTCGTTCATGTCGCAGCTCGTCGGCACGCTCGGCGGCATCGCGATCGCCACCGCTGGCGGCACGCTCGTCTACGGCGCGCTGAAAGCGACCGTCGGGTTGCGCCTCGACCGCGAAGCCGAATTCGACGGCGCCGACCTGTCGATCCATCGCATCTCGGCGACGCCCGAACGCGATTGA
- a CDS encoding Rrf2 family transcriptional regulator produces MNTSSRFAFAVHVLALLSMQEGVPLSSDIIAGSVNTNPALIRRLLSMLAAAGLTTSQLGAGGGALLAREPGEITLLDVYRAVDDAQLFALHREAPNPACLVGRHIQGVLTDYIGDAQRAMEASLATRTLVDVTADMLDLEQRTQHAGRAGG; encoded by the coding sequence ATGAATACCAGCAGCCGGTTCGCGTTTGCCGTTCACGTGCTCGCCTTGCTGTCGATGCAGGAAGGCGTGCCGCTGTCGTCCGACATCATCGCGGGCAGCGTGAACACGAATCCGGCATTGATCCGCCGGTTGCTGTCGATGCTGGCGGCCGCGGGGCTGACCACGTCGCAACTCGGCGCGGGCGGCGGTGCGCTGCTGGCGCGCGAGCCCGGCGAGATCACGCTGCTCGACGTGTATCGCGCGGTCGACGATGCGCAACTGTTCGCGCTGCACCGCGAGGCGCCGAATCCCGCGTGTCTCGTCGGGCGGCACATCCAGGGCGTGCTGACCGACTACATCGGCGATGCGCAGCGCGCGATGGAGGCATCGCTCGCCACGCGCACGCTGGTCGACGTAACGGCCGACATGCTGGACCTGGAGCAGCGCACGCAACACGCAGGGCGCGCCGGCGGGTGA
- a CDS encoding NAD(P)-dependent oxidoreductase: MTQRTLNIALFGATGMIGSRIAAEAARRGHRVTALSRNPGAAGEGITAKAADLFDAASIAAALPGHDVVASAYGPKQEDAAKVVAVAKALVAGTRQAGLKRLVVVGGAGSLEVAPGKQLVDSEGFPDAYKAVALAHRDALDYLKTVGDLDWTFFAPAAVIAPGERTGTFRTGVGKLIADAQGNSKISAEDYAVAFVDALEQDSFVHEIATVAY, encoded by the coding sequence ATGACGCAACGAACCTTGAATATCGCGCTGTTCGGCGCCACCGGCATGATCGGCTCGCGCATCGCCGCGGAAGCCGCGCGACGCGGCCATCGCGTGACCGCGCTGTCGCGCAATCCCGGCGCGGCCGGCGAGGGCATCACCGCGAAGGCGGCCGACCTGTTCGACGCGGCCAGCATCGCGGCCGCGCTGCCGGGTCATGACGTCGTCGCGAGCGCGTACGGTCCGAAGCAGGAAGATGCGGCGAAGGTCGTCGCAGTCGCGAAGGCGCTGGTCGCCGGCACGCGTCAGGCGGGCCTGAAGCGGCTCGTCGTGGTGGGCGGCGCCGGTTCGCTCGAAGTCGCGCCCGGCAAGCAGCTCGTCGACAGCGAAGGCTTCCCGGACGCGTACAAGGCGGTCGCGCTCGCGCACCGCGACGCGCTCGACTACCTGAAGACGGTCGGCGACCTCGACTGGACGTTCTTCGCGCCGGCCGCGGTGATCGCACCGGGCGAGCGGACGGGCACGTTCCGCACGGGTGTCGGCAAGCTGATCGCGGACGCGCAAGGCAACAGCAAGATCTCGGCGGAAGACTACGCGGTCGCGTTCGTCGACGCGCTCGAGCAAGACAGCTTCGTGCACGAGATCGCGACGGTCGCGTATTGA
- a CDS encoding Lrp/AsnC family transcriptional regulator, whose translation MDAIDRKLLELLQADATLPIAELAQRVNLSQTPCWKRVQRLKETGAIRAQVALCDPRKLGVGTTVFVAIRTNQHTEEWAQRFTQAVRDMPEVVEVYRMSGETDYLLRVVVAGIDDYDRVYKQLIRTVPLFDVSSSFAMEQIKYSTALPVRDLSVPA comes from the coding sequence ATGGACGCCATCGATCGCAAGCTGCTGGAGCTGTTGCAGGCGGATGCCACGTTGCCGATCGCGGAGCTGGCACAGCGCGTGAACCTGTCGCAAACGCCGTGCTGGAAGCGCGTGCAGCGGCTCAAGGAAACCGGCGCGATTCGCGCGCAGGTCGCGCTGTGCGATCCGCGCAAGCTCGGGGTCGGCACGACCGTGTTCGTCGCGATCCGCACGAACCAGCACACCGAAGAATGGGCGCAGCGTTTCACGCAGGCCGTGCGCGACATGCCGGAAGTGGTCGAGGTCTACCGGATGAGCGGCGAGACCGATTACCTGCTGCGTGTCGTGGTGGCCGGCATCGACGATTACGACCGTGTCTACAAGCAACTGATTCGCACGGTGCCGCTGTTCGACGTCAGCTCGTCGTTCGCGATGGAGCAGATCAAGTACTCGACCGCGCTGCCCGTGCGCGATCTTTCCGTGCCGGCTTGA
- a CDS encoding ABC transporter ATP-binding protein gives MNLLELDDLCVAYDTPQGRRTVVDGLSLALPRGDIGCLLGASGCGKTTVLRAIAGFEPVRMGRIVLDGTPVAAPSLDVPPERRRIGMMFQDYALFPHLSTADNVAFGLRRMPKAERRTRVAEMLELVGLADSGGAYPHELSGGQQQRVALARALAPSPELLLLDEPFSNLDVDTRERLAFELRDILKRTGHTAILVTHNQAEAFAIADRIGVMKDGQLAQWDTPYALHHHPASPFVADFVRRDALADERARALARGR, from the coding sequence GTGAACCTGCTCGAACTCGATGACCTCTGCGTCGCCTACGACACGCCGCAAGGCCGCCGCACGGTGGTCGACGGGCTGAGCCTCGCGCTGCCGCGCGGCGACATCGGCTGCCTGCTCGGCGCGTCGGGCTGCGGAAAAACCACCGTGCTGCGCGCGATCGCCGGCTTCGAACCCGTGCGCATGGGGCGCATCGTGCTGGACGGCACGCCGGTCGCGGCACCGTCGCTCGACGTGCCGCCCGAGCGGCGGCGCATCGGCATGATGTTCCAGGACTATGCGCTGTTCCCGCACCTGAGCACGGCCGACAATGTCGCGTTCGGCCTGCGGCGCATGCCGAAGGCCGAACGGCGCACGCGCGTCGCGGAGATGCTCGAACTCGTCGGCCTCGCCGATTCCGGCGGCGCCTATCCGCACGAACTGTCGGGCGGCCAGCAGCAGCGTGTCGCACTCGCGCGCGCGCTCGCGCCGTCGCCGGAACTGCTGCTGCTCGACGAACCGTTCTCGAATCTCGACGTCGATACGCGCGAGCGGCTCGCGTTCGAGCTGCGCGACATCCTGAAACGCACGGGCCACACCGCGATCCTCGTCACGCACAACCAGGCCGAAGCGTTCGCGATTGCCGACCGGATCGGCGTGATGAAGGACGGCCAACTCGCGCAATGGGACACGCCGTACGCGCTGCACCATCATCCGGCCAGCCCGTTCGTCGCGGATTTCGTGCGCCGCGACGCGCTGGCCGACGAACGCGCACGCGCACTGGCGCGCGGCCGCTGA
- a CDS encoding ABC transporter permease, translating into MTTDASFAGARRQPCRPRLRPRAGSLWLIAALAIAAAVAAPLAVLVAAAVGADLAHWRHLAEFVLPQALVNTLLLLAGVGAIVSVVGTGCAWLVTAYDFPGRRMLTWALLLPLAVPTYIVAFAYLDLLHPIGPVQGAIRWLLGFDSPRQFRLPDLRSLPGAIFVLGFVLYPYVYLSTRAMFVTQSASLLEAARTLGAGRVATFWRVVVPLARPAIAVGVSLALLETLNDIGASEFLGVQTLTVSVYTTWITRSDLAGAAQIALAMLAIVVGMIVLERYGRRRQRYAHGRRMRPIAPRRLTGAAASSAAVLGWLPVLLGFGAPAAYLAVETGKRLHLVGGVSAQLMTGLANTLTIATAATVATLACGLVVAWAARAQRDSARAGPARVCARIASLGYAVPGTVLAIGLLIPFAAADRLFGAALGRDGLLLMGSAAALVIAYTVRFLAIPAGSIEAGLARIPPSLEQAARSLGETAGGTLRRVHLPLLRPALTTSALLVFVDAMKELPATLLLRPLNFDTLATWLYAEAARGTYEEGAVAALAIVLAGLVPVILLARTRHKIGA; encoded by the coding sequence TTGACAACTGACGCATCGTTCGCCGGCGCGCGCCGCCAGCCATGTCGGCCGCGCCTGCGGCCGCGCGCGGGCAGCCTGTGGCTGATCGCGGCGCTGGCGATCGCCGCGGCGGTCGCGGCGCCGCTCGCGGTACTCGTGGCCGCCGCGGTTGGCGCCGATCTCGCGCACTGGCGCCATCTCGCCGAATTCGTGCTGCCGCAGGCGCTCGTCAATACGCTGCTGCTGCTCGCGGGCGTCGGCGCGATCGTGTCGGTCGTCGGCACGGGCTGCGCGTGGCTCGTCACCGCGTACGATTTTCCCGGCCGCAGGATGCTAACGTGGGCGCTGCTGCTGCCGCTCGCGGTCCCCACCTACATCGTCGCGTTCGCGTATCTCGACCTGCTGCACCCGATCGGCCCCGTCCAGGGCGCGATCCGCTGGCTGCTCGGCTTCGACAGCCCGCGCCAGTTCCGCCTGCCCGACCTGCGCTCGCTGCCCGGCGCGATCTTCGTGCTCGGCTTCGTGCTGTATCCGTATGTGTACCTGAGCACGCGCGCGATGTTCGTCACGCAGTCCGCGAGCCTGCTCGAAGCCGCGCGCACGCTCGGCGCGGGACGCGTCGCGACGTTCTGGCGCGTCGTCGTACCGCTCGCGCGGCCCGCGATCGCCGTCGGCGTGAGCCTCGCGCTGCTCGAAACGCTGAACGACATCGGTGCGTCGGAATTCCTCGGCGTGCAAACGCTGACCGTGTCCGTCTATACGACGTGGATCACGCGTTCCGATCTCGCCGGCGCCGCACAGATCGCGCTCGCGATGCTCGCGATCGTCGTCGGCATGATCGTGCTCGAACGCTACGGGCGCCGCCGCCAGCGCTACGCGCATGGCCGGCGCATGCGGCCGATCGCGCCGCGCCGCCTGACCGGTGCCGCCGCGTCGAGCGCCGCCGTGCTCGGCTGGCTGCCCGTGCTGCTCGGCTTCGGCGCGCCGGCCGCGTACCTCGCGGTCGAGACCGGCAAGCGGCTGCATCTCGTCGGCGGCGTGTCCGCCCAGCTGATGACGGGGCTCGCGAACACGCTGACGATCGCCACCGCCGCCACCGTCGCGACGCTCGCGTGCGGGCTCGTCGTCGCATGGGCCGCGCGCGCGCAACGCGACAGCGCCCGCGCGGGCCCTGCCCGCGTGTGTGCACGGATCGCGAGCCTCGGTTATGCGGTGCCGGGCACCGTGCTCGCGATCGGCCTGCTGATCCCGTTCGCGGCGGCCGACCGGCTGTTCGGCGCGGCGCTAGGCCGTGACGGCTTGCTGCTGATGGGTTCGGCGGCCGCGCTCGTGATCGCCTATACCGTGCGCTTTCTCGCGATCCCGGCCGGCAGCATCGAGGCCGGCCTCGCGCGCATTCCGCCGTCGCTCGAACAGGCGGCGCGCTCGCTCGGCGAAACGGCCGGCGGGACGCTGCGCCGCGTGCACCTGCCGCTGCTGCGGCCCGCGCTCACGACCAGCGCGCTGCTGGTGTTCGTCGACGCGATGAAGGAATTGCCGGCGACGCTGCTGCTGCGTCCGCTGAACTTCGACACGCTCGCGACCTGGCTGTATGCGGAAGCCGCGCGCGGCACCTACGAGGAAGGCGCGGTCGCCGCGCTCGCGATCGTGCTGGCCGGGCTCGTGCCCGTGATCCTGCTCGCCCGCACCCGCCACAAGATCGGAGCCTGA
- a CDS encoding Fe(3+) ABC transporter substrate-binding protein, translated as MSNPRTRLLPLTGALVLAAAAFAPLAHAAEEVSLYTTREPKLIQPLIDAFTKQSGVKVNTVFVKDGLLERVKAEGAQSPADVLMTVDVGNLLDLVDGGVTQPVRSKALDDAIPANLRGANGDWYALSLRDRVLYVEKDLKVDTFRYEDLADPKWKGKVCIRSGQHPYNTALVAAMIAHDGEAATEKWLRGVKANLARKATGGDRDVARDILGGICDVGLANAYYVGHMKNAEPGSDARKWGDAIKVVRPTFANAKSGGTHVNISGATVAKHAPHKANAVKLLEYLVSPEAQALYAQANYEYPVRANVKLDPVIASFGALKVDPLPMTDIAKHRKQASQLVDKVGFDN; from the coding sequence ATGTCGAATCCGCGCACCCGCCTGCTGCCGCTCACCGGCGCCCTCGTCCTTGCCGCGGCCGCATTCGCGCCGCTTGCCCATGCGGCCGAGGAAGTGAGCCTGTACACCACCCGCGAGCCGAAGCTGATCCAGCCGCTCATCGACGCGTTCACGAAGCAGAGCGGCGTCAAGGTCAACACGGTGTTCGTGAAGGACGGCCTGCTCGAGCGCGTGAAGGCGGAAGGCGCGCAGTCGCCGGCCGACGTGCTGATGACGGTCGACGTCGGCAACCTGCTCGATCTCGTCGATGGCGGCGTCACGCAGCCGGTGCGCTCGAAGGCGCTCGACGACGCGATTCCCGCGAACCTGCGAGGCGCGAACGGCGACTGGTACGCGCTGTCGCTGCGCGACCGCGTGCTGTACGTCGAAAAGGACCTGAAGGTCGACACGTTCCGCTACGAAGATCTCGCCGATCCGAAATGGAAAGGCAAGGTCTGCATCCGCTCGGGACAGCATCCGTACAACACCGCGCTCGTCGCGGCGATGATCGCGCACGACGGCGAAGCCGCGACCGAGAAATGGCTGCGCGGCGTGAAGGCGAACCTCGCGCGCAAGGCGACGGGCGGCGACCGCGACGTCGCGCGCGACATCCTCGGCGGCATCTGCGACGTCGGCCTCGCGAACGCATACTACGTGGGTCACATGAAGAACGCGGAGCCGGGCAGCGATGCGCGCAAGTGGGGCGACGCGATCAAGGTCGTGCGGCCGACGTTCGCGAATGCGAAGAGCGGCGGCACACACGTGAACATCAGCGGCGCGACGGTTGCGAAGCACGCGCCGCACAAGGCCAACGCGGTGAAACTGCTCGAATACCTCGTGTCGCCGGAAGCGCAGGCGCTGTATGCGCAGGCGAACTACGAATACCCGGTGCGCGCGAACGTGAAGCTCGACCCGGTGATCGCAAGCTTCGGCGCGCTGAAGGTCGATCCGCTGCCGATGACGGACATCGCGAAGCATCGCAAGCAGGCGAGCCAGCTCGTCGACAAGGTCGGTTTTGACAACTGA
- a CDS encoding amino acid permease encodes MKNLQRHLSARHIRFLALGSAIGTGLFYGSASAIQLAGPAVILAYILGGMAVYMVMRALGEMAVREPVAGSFGHYATENLGPFAGFVTGWTYTLEMVIVAIADITAFGIYMGFWFPDVPQWIWVLGVVAIICGLNLCHVKVFGELEFWLSIIKVGAIVAMIGGGVAILVTGMHFGHSADVPTFANLWNHGGFLPNGIGGLIASLSVVIFAYGGIEVIGMSAGEAKDPERVIPRAINAVPARILLFYVLTMVVLMSISPWTGVGGDGSPFVQIFSALGVKSAATILNLVVISAAISAINSDIFGAGRMMFGMARQGQAPRVLMTTSRHGVPWVTVLVMAGALLVGVVLNYLMPKDVFLVVAAIATFATVWVWLMILLSQVAMRRRLSSAEVAALKFKVPLWPVAPALTIAFMGFVIVMLGWFDDTRVALYVGAAWLALLAVVFYARIRPKFAPASR; translated from the coding sequence ATGAAAAACTTGCAGCGCCACCTGAGCGCGCGGCACATCCGCTTTCTCGCGCTGGGTTCGGCGATCGGCACGGGCCTGTTCTACGGTTCGGCGTCCGCGATCCAGCTCGCGGGCCCGGCCGTGATCCTGGCGTACATCCTCGGCGGCATGGCCGTCTACATGGTGATGCGCGCGCTCGGCGAGATGGCCGTGCGCGAACCCGTCGCCGGCTCGTTCGGCCACTACGCGACCGAGAACCTCGGCCCGTTCGCGGGATTCGTCACTGGCTGGACCTACACGCTCGAAATGGTGATCGTCGCGATCGCCGACATCACCGCGTTCGGCATCTACATGGGCTTCTGGTTTCCGGATGTCCCGCAATGGATCTGGGTGCTCGGGGTCGTCGCGATCATCTGCGGGCTGAACCTGTGCCACGTGAAGGTGTTCGGCGAGCTCGAGTTCTGGCTGTCGATCATCAAGGTCGGCGCGATCGTCGCGATGATCGGCGGCGGCGTTGCAATTCTGGTGACCGGCATGCACTTCGGCCATTCGGCCGACGTGCCGACGTTCGCGAACCTGTGGAACCACGGCGGCTTCCTGCCGAACGGCATCGGCGGGCTGATCGCGTCGCTGTCGGTCGTGATCTTCGCGTACGGCGGGATCGAGGTGATCGGGATGAGCGCCGGCGAGGCGAAGGACCCGGAGCGGGTGATTCCGCGCGCGATCAATGCGGTGCCCGCGCGCATCCTGCTGTTCTACGTGCTGACGATGGTCGTGCTGATGTCGATCAGCCCGTGGACGGGTGTCGGCGGCGACGGCAGCCCGTTCGTGCAGATCTTCTCGGCGCTCGGCGTGAAGTCGGCCGCGACGATCCTCAACCTGGTGGTGATCAGCGCGGCGATCTCGGCGATCAACAGCGACATCTTCGGCGCGGGCCGGATGATGTTCGGGATGGCGCGACAAGGCCAGGCGCCGCGCGTGCTGATGACGACGTCGCGGCACGGCGTGCCGTGGGTCACCGTGCTCGTGATGGCGGGCGCGCTGCTGGTCGGCGTGGTGCTCAACTACCTGATGCCGAAGGACGTGTTCCTGGTGGTCGCCGCAATCGCGACGTTCGCGACCGTGTGGGTATGGCTGATGATCCTGCTGTCGCAGGTCGCGATGCGCCGCCGCCTGTCGAGCGCCGAAGTCGCGGCGCTGAAGTTCAAGGTGCCGCTGTGGCCGGTCGCGCCGGCACTGACGATCGCGTTCATGGGTTTCGTGATCGTGATGCTCGGCTGGTTCGACGATACGCGCGTCGCGCTGTATGTCGGCGCGGCCTGGCTCGCGCTGCTCGCGGTCGTGTTCTACGCACGGATCCGCCCGAAGTTCGCACCTGCGTCACGTTGA